The following are encoded together in the Humulus lupulus chromosome 5, drHumLupu1.1, whole genome shotgun sequence genome:
- the LOC133779419 gene encoding uncharacterized protein LOC133779419, translating into MVKTHGAFSKKTLASQSRKVPSPSPLPSVSTTPPSAPAPTASVGKTPKSKAHKKVFSLSIEHPMVFPDITADIVDVAPPSEVVVPSRAKNLSPFPIESSLVARAKSKYVSSSSKVVAAGLLKLPMKLSQSKKNFVAPKRKLGLDSSLSPLTAAKKRLKAHPPSPSSSESDPEEAKSEFEAIYDTTLSDESVPNIEESETESDEPEQEDIVPSEQEVESDTEPVATPLSSKAKGKRPISYSTPSPKLSGVNFKPYSSTFFYNDNPRDMVLYAQRKFLIERNYVLSDHRPYGVLTMLQDRKWIGSLVKFTSFVDRIVKEFYANLTNEIVEPKSPLYCKVFVRGHWFSFSPQDIAHVLHLPLDVEDDDDLASLDKDAVITELVGQEMVWPSNTVISVTNLTYTYVVLHKFAATNWKPTSYTVTISFDMASFLYKVGTGIGINLAMFIYVQIIGFRKDLVAPTTAASYKASAPTTEATDGPSIKKFKPQFLKFSLDDIPPESSFVPTDSGTVSTKLADVRAFVDSLAARVMTIEGLPRSVLDAVQTLSKDPAV; encoded by the exons ATGGTGAAAACTCATGGAGCTTTCTCTAAGAAGACCCTTGCTTCTCAATCCCGAAAGGTGCCCTCTCCATCACCTCTTCCATCTGTGTCAACGACACCTCCATCTGCTCCAGCACCAACGGCATCTGTTGGGAAAACTCCCAAATCCAAGGCGCACAAGAAGGTGTTCTCCCTCTCTATTGAACACCCCATGGTGTTTCCAGATATCACGGCTGATATTGTCGACGTCGCACCACCATCTGAAGTGGTGGTGCCTTCTCGAGCCAAAAACCTGTCTCCTTTTCCGATTGAATCGTCTCTGGTGGCTAGGGCAAAATCCAAATATGTTTCTTCCTCTTCCAAAGTTGTTGCTGCTGGGTTACTAAAGCTACCCATGAAGTTAAGCCAGTCCAAGAAAAACTTTGTGGCTCCCAAAAGGAAATTGGGGTTGGACTCATCTTTATCTCCTTTGACTGCTGCCAAAAAAAGATTGAAGGCTCATCCCCCTTCTCCGTCTTCCTCTGAATCTGACCCTGAGGAAGCAAAATCTGAGTTTGAAGCAATCTATGATACCACCTTATCTGATGAATCTGTTCCTAACATTGAGGAATCAGAGACTGAGTCTGATGAGCCAGAACAAGAAGACATTGTCCCCTCTGAACAAGAAGTTGAATCTGACACAGAACCAGTTGCAACTCCTTTGTCATCCAAGGCTAAAGGCAAGAGACCTATTTCTTATTCTACACCATCTCCAAAACTCTCAGGTGtaaatttcaaaccttattctTCAACTTTTTTTTATAATGACAATCCTCGTGATATGGTTCTCTATGCTCAAAGGAAATTTCTCATTGAGAGAAATTATGTCTTGAGTGATCATCGACCTTATGGTGTGCTAACAATGCTTCAAGATCGAAAATGGATAGGTTCTTTGGTTAAATTTACTAgttttgtggatagaatagtcaaggaattctatgccaatcttACTAATGAAATTGTTGAACCTAAATCTCCTCTGTATTGTAAAGTGTTTGTTAGGGGCCATTGGTTCTCTTTTTCTCCACAAGATATTGCCCATGTTTTGCATCTTCCTCTTGATGTTGAGGATGATGATGATCTTGCCTCTCTTGACAAGGATGCGGTTATCACTGAATTAGTAGGGCAAGAAATGGTATGGCCATCTAATACAGTCATCTCGGTCACTAATCTCACCTACACTTATGTTGTTCTCCATAAGTTTGCCGCAACGAATTGGAAACCAACTTCTTACACCGTAACTATCTCCTTTGACATGGCCTCTTTTTTGTACAAAGTGGGGACCGGAATTGGTATAAACTTGGCTATGTTTATCTATGTTCAAATCATTGGATTTCGAAAAG ACTTGGTGGCTCCCACTACTGCTGCTTCCTACAAGGCCTCTGCTCCAACTACTGAAGCCACTGATGGTCCATCAATCAAGAAATTCAAGCCTCAATTTCTGAAGTTTTCCTTGGATGACATTCCTCCTGAATCCTCATTTGTTCCCACAGATTCAGGAACTGTTTCTACAAAACTAGCTGATGTTCGAGCCTTTGTTGATTCTTTGGCTGCTCGAGTGATGACAATTGAAGGACTGCCACGTTCTGTTTTGGATGCTGTCCAAACCTTGTCCAAGGATCCAGCTGTTTAG